One region of Rhodocaloribacter litoris genomic DNA includes:
- the kduI gene encoding 5-dehydro-4-deoxy-D-glucuronate isomerase, with translation MMHYLPDLERFRRMNTEELRAHFLVSGLFRPGHVTLRYIDLDRLVLGGAVPVEEALPLEAVDALAAAYFAERREVGILNVGGSGRITVDGTRYAMAPRDGLYVGRGSREVRFESDDPSHPARFYLVSYPAHAAYPTTPIRQQDVERVELGTDEKANRRHLYKYIHPGGVRSAQLVMGITALQPGNVWNTMPAHTHARRTEVYLYFDLAPDDVVFHFMGAPQETRSLVVRNEEAALSPGWSIHAGAGTGAYTFCWAMGGENQDFADMQFVDMKDLR, from the coding sequence ATGATGCATTACCTGCCTGATCTCGAACGCTTCCGCCGCATGAACACCGAGGAATTGCGTGCCCATTTTCTCGTGTCCGGCCTGTTTCGGCCCGGGCACGTGACGCTGCGCTACATCGACCTGGACCGGCTGGTGCTCGGCGGTGCGGTGCCGGTGGAAGAGGCGCTGCCGCTGGAGGCCGTCGACGCGCTGGCGGCGGCCTATTTCGCCGAGCGGCGCGAGGTGGGCATCCTCAACGTCGGCGGCAGCGGTCGCATCACGGTGGACGGCACACGGTATGCCATGGCGCCCCGCGACGGGTTGTACGTGGGCCGCGGCAGCCGGGAGGTGCGCTTCGAAAGCGATGACCCGTCCCACCCGGCGCGGTTCTACCTGGTCAGCTATCCGGCCCATGCGGCCTACCCGACGACTCCCATCCGCCAGCAGGACGTGGAGCGGGTGGAGCTGGGAACGGACGAAAAGGCCAACCGGCGTCACCTGTACAAGTACATCCATCCGGGTGGGGTGCGGAGTGCCCAGCTCGTCATGGGCATCACCGCGTTGCAGCCCGGCAACGTCTGGAACACGATGCCGGCCCATACGCACGCCCGGCGGACGGAGGTGTACCTGTATTTCGACCTGGCCCCCGACGACGTCGTCTTCCACTTCATGGGCGCGCCGCAGGAGACGCGCAGCCTCGTCGTGCGCAACGAGGAAGCGGCGCTCTCGCCCGGGTGGTCCATCCACGCCGGAGCCGGCACCGGCGCCTACACGTTCTGCTGGGCCATGGGCGGCGAAAACCAGGACTTCGCCGACATGCAGTTCGTCGACATGAAGGATCTGCGTTGA